The region ACTTAATAGATTTTAAAAAGCATAAAGATAAAGAGATTAAAACGCCCGATGATGTTGAAGAAAGTGATGAGAACTTTACCGAAGAAGAATTCCCTTCTGATAGTGAAGGTCATCATAAATTGAAGAAGAACTTCTGGATGACAGTATTAAAAGTTGAATTTGCAGATATCGCATTTGCTATAGACTCTATGTT is a window of Dysgonomonas mossii DNA encoding:
- a CDS encoding TerC family protein produces the protein LIDFKKHKDKEIKTPDDVEESDENFTEEEFPSDSEGHHKLKKNFWMTVLKVEFADIAFAIDSMLAAFAIAVTLPALGIHFGGMDLGQFSVMFIGGMMGVIIMRFAATYFVELLNKYPNLEAAAFAIVG